The Ignavibacteria bacterium genome contains the following window.
ATCGTATTTCCCATTAACGATAAAATTCGAAAACTCTTTTAAGTTATCTTCAAGAGGTTCAGGATTTACTGCACCGAATGATGGATTATATTGATTGTGAATTTCAGTAATTCCAGCGAACTCGTTCAAAAAGTTTTGCCCTGAACCATACATTGGATCGTACGCGATTTTTAATCCAGAACTTTTAATTCTGTCGAGATCAAATTTCTCTGAGATATACTCAGCGTAAAATTTTCTCAAATCATGTTTTTGTATGATGCCAGCAGATAGCAATTCATCGTACGATTTTGGCTCAAAACTTTTATCAACATTCGGCAGAAGATTCTCGACTCCAGCAACCATTTCCGGGTGAGCTGAGCCGCCGAAATCTCCTTTTATTTTAAATCCGTTGTACTTCGGAGGATTGTGTGATGCTGTGATCATAATCCCACCGGCAAGATTCATTTTATTTGCCGCTAACGAAACCATTGGTGATGAGACCATCCCATCCGCTAATAAAACATTAATTCCCATCGATCCTAAAACTCGAGCAACTAATTTTCCATATTCATCAGACATGAATCGTGCATCGTAGCCGACAGCAACTCCATTAGAAAGGTTTTTATGATTCAGAAAATATTTTGCTGCAGCTTGAGATACGAGTATTAGATTTTCAAATGTGAAATCGTCTGAAATTACTCCGCGCCAGCCGTCTGTACCGAATTTAATCTGCATAAAAGTCCTTTGTTTTATTTTAAGATAAAAAAGTTATCACGAAAATTCATAGTCAATAAACCCAAATTGAAATATTGCCTGCTGTAAGAAACCTTTATTCAACTTTTACCACTTGCCGAAGTTAGTTACATTTTTAAATTCTCTTTATACTCTCCGAATACTTCTCGGAGTGAATTGCAAACCTCACCGATAGAGCAGTAATTTTTTACGGCATCGATAATAAACGGCATTAAGTTGGAATCTGACTGTGCGGCTTCTTTCAAACTTTTCAGTCTTTCTTTCACTGTCTCAGCGCTCCGCTCAGCTTTAATCTTTTTTAGAAATTGAACTTGATCAATTTCAACCTGCTTATCAATCTTTAGAGTATCGAGTGTTTCTTTCTCATCAGCTTGGAACTTATTCACTCCGACAATTATTCTCTGCTTCGATTCAATATCTTTCTGATAGATGTATGCGGATTTTTGAATTTCAGCTTGAACAAATCCTCTTTCAATCGCCTGAACTGCACCGCCCAACGAATCAATTTTTTGGATGTACTCTTCTGCTTCCTTTTCAAGTTCATTCGTAAGAGTTTCGATGAAGTATGAACCTGCAAGCGGGTCGACGGTATTTACTGCACCAGATTCGTATGCTATGATCTGCTGAGTGCGAAGAGCGATTTGTGCAGATGCTTCTGTTGGAAGTGCAAGCGCTTCATCTCTCGAATTTGTGTGAAGACTTTGCGTTCCGCCAAGCACTGCTGCGAGTGCTTGAATCGTTGTTCGTACAACATTGTTATCCGGCTGTTGTGCTGTGAGCGATGAACCAGCAGTCTGTGTGTGAAATCTCAGCATCATTGAGCGTTCATCTTTTGCTTTAAATCGGTCTCTCATGATTTTTGCCCAGAGTC
Protein-coding sequences here:
- a CDS encoding phosphoglucomutase/phosphomannomutase family protein, with product MQIKFGTDGWRGVISDDFTFENLILVSQAAAKYFLNHKNLSNGVAVGYDARFMSDEYGKLVARVLGSMGINVLLADGMVSSPMVSLAANKMNLAGGIMITASHNPPKYNGFKIKGDFGGSAHPEMVAGVENLLPNVDKSFEPKSYDELLSAGIIQKHDLRKFYAEYISEKFDLDRIKSSGLKIAYDPMYGSGQNFLNEFAGITEIHNQYNPSFGAVNPEPLEDNLKEFSNFIVNGKYDLGIAVDGDADRIGAIDENGKFVDSHKIFSLLLKYLYEKKNLRGVVVKTFSTTEMLNKMCDKYGLEIQVTPIGFKHVCKLMLEKDVLIGGEESGGIGVKGHIPERDGIYLGLLLTEMLIDYKKSLSKLVVELEKDFGVHSYKRIDVHTTEEKKQNILKKCKAGEVRSLNGLTVNEMSDLDGYKFFVDGGWLLIRASGTEPILRYYSEAKSFELVDKLLDAGINI
- a CDS encoding methylmalonyl-CoA mutase, which encodes FTVQNDILKEYIARGTYIFPPKPSMRLITNVFEFCSKEIPKWNTISISGYHIREAGSTAAQEIGFTLANGIAYVEAAMKAGLNVDDFAKRLSFFFNSHNDLFEEVAKFRAARRLWAKIMRDRFKAKDERSMMLRFHTQTAGSSLTAQQPDNNVVRTTIQALAAVLGGTQSLHTNSRDEALALPTEASAQIALRTQQIIAYESGAVNTVDPLAGSYFIETLTNELEKEAEEYIQKIDSLGGAVQAIERGFVQAEIQKSAYIYQKDIESKQRIIVGVNKFQADEKETLDTLKIDKQVEIDQVQFLKKIKAERSAETVKERLKSLKEAAQSDSNLMPFIIDAVKNYCSIGEVCNSLREVFGEYKENLKM